The Pseudomonas sp. TH06 genome has a window encoding:
- a CDS encoding ABC transporter permease, which translates to MSHSSSVRQEFETVLEPLTSVPVERELPLSQRLWQQGWLRKSLILILLAVVWEIVARVQNNDLLLPSFVQTSHALYDGLLSGELLGKVWISLVVLLKGYLIGIVLAFALTTLAVSTQFGRDLLSTLTSMFNPLPAIALLPLALLWFGLGQNSLIFVLVHSVLWALALNTYAGFLGVSETLRMAGRNYGLKGMRFVLFILIPAALPSILAGLKIGWAFAWRTLIAAELVFGATSGKGGLGWYIFQNRNELYTDKVFAGLAVVILIGLLVENLVFDTLERVTVKRWGMQR; encoded by the coding sequence ATGAGCCATTCATCATCTGTACGACAAGAGTTCGAAACGGTGCTGGAGCCGCTGACCAGCGTGCCGGTCGAGCGCGAATTACCGCTCAGTCAACGGCTGTGGCAACAGGGCTGGCTGCGCAAAAGCCTGATTCTGATTTTGCTCGCGGTCGTCTGGGAAATCGTCGCCCGGGTACAGAACAACGATTTGCTGCTGCCGAGCTTCGTACAGACCAGTCATGCGCTGTACGACGGTCTGCTCAGCGGCGAGTTGCTGGGCAAGGTGTGGATATCGTTGGTGGTGCTGCTCAAGGGCTATCTGATCGGGATCGTGCTGGCGTTTGCCCTGACCACCCTGGCGGTATCGACCCAGTTCGGACGGGATCTGCTGAGCACGCTGACTTCGATGTTCAATCCGCTGCCGGCGATTGCCTTGCTGCCGCTGGCTCTGCTGTGGTTTGGGTTGGGGCAGAACAGTCTGATTTTCGTGCTGGTGCATTCGGTGCTTTGGGCGCTGGCGCTGAACACCTACGCGGGGTTTCTCGGCGTGTCGGAAACCTTGCGCATGGCCGGTCGCAACTACGGGCTGAAGGGCATGCGTTTTGTGCTGTTCATCCTTATTCCGGCGGCGCTGCCGTCGATTCTCGCCGGGCTGAAAATCGGCTGGGCGTTTGCCTGGCGTACGTTGATCGCGGCTGAGTTGGTGTTCGGGGCGACCAGCGGCAAGGGTGGATTGGGCTGGTACATCTTTCAGAATCGCAACGAGCTGTACACCGACAAGGTGTTTGCCGGGCTGGCCGTGGTGATCCTGATTGGCTTGCTGGTGGAGAATCTGGTGTTCGACACATTGGAGCGGGTGACGGTGAAGCGTTGGGGCATGCAGCGGTAA
- a CDS encoding ABC transporter ATP-binding protein translates to MNAPLPGHAASNPVASTQALLAVDQVSLEYRTPQRVVRATHQVSFEVDQQDRFVLLGPSGCGKSTLLKAVAGFIQPCDGEIRLQGQRVDAPGPDRIVVFQEFDQLPPWKTVKQNVMFPLLASRTLKKKEAEERALHYLEKVGLAAFADAYPHTLSGGMKARVAIARALAMQPKILLMDEPFAALDALTRRKMQEELLLLWEEVRFTLLFVTHSIEEALVVGNRILLLSPHPGRVRAEVHSHQYDLQSLGGVAFQESARRIHRLLFDEGQSPETERDHDFNDIRIAY, encoded by the coding sequence ATGAACGCCCCTTTGCCAGGCCACGCGGCCAGCAACCCGGTCGCCAGCACGCAAGCGTTGCTGGCGGTCGATCAAGTCAGTCTCGAATACCGCACGCCGCAACGTGTCGTGCGGGCGACTCATCAGGTCAGTTTTGAAGTCGATCAGCAGGATCGCTTCGTCCTGCTCGGCCCGTCCGGCTGCGGTAAATCCACCTTGCTCAAAGCCGTCGCCGGGTTCATCCAGCCCTGCGACGGCGAGATCCGTTTGCAAGGCCAGCGCGTCGATGCGCCGGGGCCGGACCGGATCGTGGTGTTTCAGGAGTTCGATCAACTGCCACCGTGGAAAACGGTGAAGCAGAACGTGATGTTTCCGCTGCTGGCCTCGCGCACGCTGAAGAAAAAGGAAGCCGAAGAGCGCGCGCTGCACTATCTGGAAAAGGTCGGCCTGGCGGCGTTCGCCGATGCCTATCCGCATACCTTGTCCGGCGGCATGAAGGCGCGTGTGGCGATCGCCCGAGCGTTGGCGATGCAGCCGAAGATCCTCCTGATGGACGAGCCGTTCGCCGCACTGGATGCGCTGACCCGACGCAAGATGCAGGAGGAATTGCTGCTGCTTTGGGAGGAAGTGCGCTTCACCTTGTTGTTCGTTACTCACTCGATTGAAGAGGCGCTGGTGGTCGGCAATCGCATCCTGCTGTTGTCGCCGCATCCGGGACGGGTGAGGGCGGAAGTGCACAGCCATCAATACGATCTGCAAAGCCTTGGCGGTGTGGCGTTTCAGGAATCGGCGCGGCGCATTCATCGGCTGTTGTTCGACGAAGGCCAGTCGCCGGAAACCGAGCGCGACCATGATTTCAACGACATTCGCATCGCTTATTGA
- a CDS encoding ABC transporter substrate-binding protein: MSKRLPFAPLAAAIGLGFSLIAGSLVAPTVAHAEGEIRIAEQFGIVYLLLNVVRDQGLIEKYGKQEGLDIKVDWTQLSGGAAVNDALLSGSIDIAGAGVGPLLTIWDRTHGKQNVKAVASLGNFPYYLVSNNPKVKTIADFTEKDRIAVPAVGVSVQSRFLQYAAAKQWGDKEFNRLDKYTIAVPHPDATAALIAGGTELTGHFSNPPFQDQALQNPNVHVVLNSYDVLGPNSPTVLFATEKFRNDNPKTYKAFVEALTEAAQFAQNDKGAAADTYIRVTKAKIDRAELLKIIDNPQFEFSVTPKNTYPLAEFLYRVGAIKNKPESWKDYFFQDAKPLQGS; the protein is encoded by the coding sequence ATGTCCAAACGTCTTCCATTCGCACCGCTGGCCGCCGCCATTGGCCTCGGTTTCAGTCTGATCGCCGGCAGTCTGGTGGCGCCGACCGTGGCCCACGCTGAAGGTGAAATCCGTATCGCCGAACAGTTCGGCATTGTCTATTTATTGCTCAACGTGGTGCGTGATCAGGGCCTGATCGAGAAGTACGGCAAGCAGGAAGGCCTCGACATCAAGGTCGACTGGACGCAGCTCTCGGGCGGCGCGGCGGTCAACGACGCGCTGTTGTCCGGCTCTATCGACATTGCCGGCGCCGGTGTCGGGCCGTTGCTGACCATCTGGGATCGCACCCATGGCAAGCAGAACGTCAAAGCCGTGGCCTCACTGGGCAACTTCCCTTACTACCTGGTGAGCAACAATCCCAAGGTCAAAACCATCGCCGATTTCACCGAAAAGGATCGCATCGCGGTGCCGGCGGTCGGGGTGTCGGTGCAGTCGCGCTTCCTGCAATACGCGGCGGCCAAGCAATGGGGTGACAAGGAGTTCAATCGCCTCGACAAGTACACCATCGCCGTCCCGCACCCGGACGCGACCGCTGCGTTGATCGCTGGCGGCACCGAATTGACCGGGCATTTCTCCAACCCGCCGTTCCAGGATCAGGCGCTGCAGAACCCGAATGTGCATGTGGTGCTCAACTCCTACGACGTGCTCGGCCCGAACTCGCCAACCGTGCTGTTTGCTACCGAGAAATTCCGCAACGACAACCCGAAAACCTACAAGGCCTTCGTCGAGGCGCTGACCGAAGCCGCGCAATTTGCGCAGAACGATAAAGGCGCGGCGGCGGATACTTATATCCGCGTGACCAAGGCGAAGATCGACCGCGCCGAATTGCTGAAAATCATCGACAACCCGCAGTTCGAATTCAGCGTCACGCCGAAAAACACTTATCCACTGGCCGAATTCCTCTACCGCGTTGGCGCGATCAAGAACAAACCTGAATCGTGGAAGGACTACTTCTTCCAGGACGCCAAACCGCTGCAAGGGAGCTGA
- a CDS encoding TauD/TfdA family dioxygenase — protein sequence MSAATATPSAATAAPQTFEIRPFSGAVGAEIIGLDLTRPVNDEDFARIHRAHLDHHVVVFRDQRITPQQQIDFSRRFGVLQIHVLKQFLLANHPEILIVSNIVENGQNIGLGDAGKFWHSDLSYKELPSLGSMLHAQELPSEGGDTLFADMHKAWDNLPEALRKAIEGRSAAHSYTARYSETKFAGNWRPTLTPEQLAQVAEVVHPIVRTHPENGRKALFVSEGFTTRIVGLPEDESQQLLAELYAYSVLPQNIYRHQWQPHDMVFWDNRSLIHLAAGCPAHLRRKLFRTTIQGNAPF from the coding sequence ATGTCCGCAGCTACTGCCACCCCTAGCGCCGCGACCGCCGCGCCGCAAACCTTCGAAATTCGCCCGTTCAGCGGTGCCGTTGGCGCTGAAATCATCGGCCTCGACCTGACCCGTCCGGTCAACGATGAGGACTTCGCCCGCATCCACCGTGCGCATCTGGATCATCACGTCGTGGTGTTCCGTGACCAACGCATCACCCCGCAACAGCAGATCGACTTCAGCCGCCGCTTCGGCGTGTTGCAGATCCATGTGCTCAAGCAGTTCTTGCTGGCCAATCACCCGGAAATCCTCATCGTTTCCAATATCGTCGAAAACGGTCAGAACATCGGCCTCGGCGATGCCGGCAAATTCTGGCACTCCGACCTCTCTTATAAAGAGCTGCCAAGTCTCGGCTCGATGCTCCACGCGCAGGAACTGCCATCCGAAGGTGGCGACACCTTGTTCGCTGACATGCACAAAGCCTGGGACAACTTGCCCGAAGCGCTGCGCAAAGCCATTGAAGGGCGCTCTGCCGCGCATTCCTACACCGCGCGCTACAGCGAAACCAAATTCGCAGGCAACTGGCGCCCGACCCTGACCCCGGAGCAACTGGCGCAGGTCGCTGAAGTGGTGCACCCGATCGTGCGTACCCACCCGGAAAACGGCCGCAAGGCGTTGTTCGTCAGCGAAGGTTTCACCACGCGCATCGTCGGTCTGCCAGAGGACGAGAGCCAACAACTGCTCGCCGAGCTCTACGCCTACAGCGTGCTGCCGCAAAACATCTACCGCCATCAGTGGCAGCCCCACGACATGGTGTTCTGGGACAACCGTTCGCTGATCCACCTCGCTGCCGGCTGCCCCGCGCACCTGCGCCGCAAGCTGTTTCGCACGACCATTCAGGGCAACGCGCCTTTCTGA
- a CDS encoding HlyD family type I secretion periplasmic adaptor subunit, which translates to MLLKSGFKDSIRRYFKGSASLQGQPLPEVNKALIEDAPRVVRLTIWAIIGFFVFLLLWANFAVIDEVTKGDGKAIPSSKIQKIQNLEGGIVSELFVKEGQIVEAGAPLIRLDDTRFASNVGETEADRLSMLLRVERLSAEVDDRPLNFPEDVLKAVPGQAKSEESLYVSRRQQLHDEIGGLQEQLIQRQQELREFGSKQAQYRQQLGLQRQEINMSEPLVAQGAVSPVEVLRLKRAEVETRGQLDATTLAIPRAESAIKEVQRKIDETRGKFRSEALTQLNEARTDLNKASATGKALEDRVSRTLVTSPVRGIVNKLLVNTIGGVIQPGSDMVEIVPLDDTLLVEAKIRPQDIAFLHPGQEAIVKFTAYDYTIYGGLKAQLEQIGADTITDEDKKTTYYMIKVRTERSHLGTDEKPLLIIPGMVASVDIITGKKSVLSYLLKPIIRARAEALHER; encoded by the coding sequence GTGTTGCTTAAGTCGGGTTTCAAGGATTCGATCCGTCGCTACTTCAAAGGCTCTGCATCCTTGCAGGGTCAGCCGCTGCCTGAGGTCAACAAAGCGCTGATCGAAGACGCCCCGCGCGTCGTGCGCCTGACGATCTGGGCGATCATCGGCTTCTTCGTGTTCCTGCTGCTCTGGGCCAACTTCGCCGTGATCGACGAAGTAACCAAGGGCGACGGCAAGGCGATTCCTTCGTCGAAGATTCAGAAAATCCAGAACCTTGAGGGCGGGATCGTTTCCGAACTGTTCGTCAAGGAAGGTCAGATCGTCGAGGCCGGTGCTCCGCTGATTCGGCTGGATGACACGCGATTTGCTTCCAACGTCGGCGAAACCGAAGCCGATCGACTGTCGATGCTGCTGCGGGTCGAGCGCCTGAGTGCCGAGGTCGATGACCGTCCGCTGAATTTCCCCGAAGACGTACTCAAAGCGGTGCCGGGTCAGGCGAAAAGCGAAGAATCGCTTTACGTCAGCCGCCGTCAGCAGTTGCACGACGAGATCGGCGGCTTGCAGGAACAGTTGATTCAGCGCCAGCAAGAGCTGCGAGAATTCGGCTCCAAGCAAGCACAGTATCGTCAGCAACTGGGCTTGCAGCGTCAGGAAATCAACATGTCCGAGCCGCTGGTGGCGCAGGGCGCGGTGTCTCCGGTTGAAGTGCTGCGGCTCAAGCGTGCCGAAGTGGAAACCCGTGGGCAGCTCGACGCCACCACGCTAGCAATCCCGCGTGCGGAATCGGCGATCAAGGAAGTGCAGCGCAAAATTGATGAAACCCGCGGCAAATTCCGCAGTGAAGCGCTGACCCAACTCAACGAAGCACGCACCGACCTGAACAAGGCCAGCGCGACAGGCAAGGCCCTGGAAGATCGTGTCAGCCGTACGCTGGTCACCTCGCCGGTTCGCGGCATCGTCAACAAGTTGCTGGTCAACACAATCGGCGGCGTGATTCAGCCGGGCAGCGACATGGTCGAAATCGTCCCACTGGATGACACCTTGTTGGTCGAAGCTAAAATTCGCCCGCAAGACATCGCCTTCCTCCATCCGGGGCAGGAAGCGATCGTGAAATTCACTGCCTATGACTACACCATTTACGGCGGGCTGAAGGCCCAGTTGGAGCAGATCGGCGCTGACACCATCACCGATGAAGACAAGAAAACCACCTACTACATGATCAAGGTCCGCACCGAACGCAGCCACTTGGGCACCGATGAGAAGCCATTGCTGATCATTCCGGGGATGGTCGCGTCGGTGGATATCATCACCGGCAAGAAGTCGGTGTTGAGTTATCTGCTCAAGCCGATTATTCGTGCCCGCGCTGAAGCTCTTCACGAGCGTTGA
- a CDS encoding type I secretion system permease/ATPase, whose protein sequence is MESEVSRVHLSHDPRALHDDPLLDGLLALCMLHQKPASAAMLTTGLPLPKQRLSVELLPRAAARAGLQGRVLQRKLEEIPAIAMPALLLLKDGRSAVLLGWQGENEARVLLSESDGGESVVSRELLTDDYTGKVFFAQPQHKFDVNHGTLIPRARSWFRDTLKRSRWLYADAIAASFLINIIAMAAPLFVMNVYDRVVPNQAEATLWVLALGITGAYIFDLILKSLRALCLDLAGKKTDLIISATLFERIVGMAMKYRPARVGSFAQNIHEFQSLRDFLASLTLTSLIDLPFTILIFIVIAILGGHLVWIPVLAFPIALLIGYALQKPLVATMERTMALGAERQSSLIETLAGLDAVKVNNAESERQYQWEQTIGTLSRLELRVKMLSGLAMNITLLIQQLAGVIMIVFGVYQIIDGHLSMGGLIACYMLSGRALSPLASLSGLLTRYQQARVTMTSVDQMMELPQERNFEERPLSRKVLQGAIECRQLNFTYPEQQNPALKNINLVIRPGEKIGIIGRSGSGKSSLAKLLVGLYQPDDGALLVDGVDIRQIDVSELRYNIGYVPQDIQLLAGTLRDNLVSGARYVEDELVLQAAELAGVHEFARLHPQGYELQVGERGQNLSGGQRQNVALARALLLNPPILLMDEPTSAMDNTGEERLKQRLAAVIENKTVVLVTHRASLLSLVDRLLVIDRGQILADGPKAAVMEALKKGQISVA, encoded by the coding sequence GTGGAATCAGAAGTCAGTCGAGTTCATCTCAGTCATGATCCACGCGCGTTGCACGACGATCCGTTGCTGGATGGTCTGCTCGCCCTTTGCATGCTGCACCAGAAGCCCGCCAGCGCGGCAATGCTGACCACCGGCCTGCCGCTGCCCAAACAACGTCTGAGTGTCGAGTTGCTGCCCCGCGCGGCGGCTCGTGCCGGCCTGCAAGGTCGGGTGCTGCAACGCAAGCTGGAAGAAATTCCGGCGATCGCGATGCCGGCGCTGTTGCTGCTCAAGGACGGTCGCAGTGCCGTCCTGCTCGGCTGGCAAGGTGAAAACGAAGCGCGGGTGCTGCTCAGCGAAAGCGATGGCGGCGAGTCCGTGGTCAGCCGCGAACTGCTGACCGACGACTACACCGGCAAAGTCTTCTTCGCCCAGCCGCAACACAAATTCGACGTCAACCACGGCACGCTGATCCCGCGTGCCCGCTCGTGGTTCCGCGACACCCTCAAGCGCTCGCGCTGGCTGTATGCCGATGCGATCGCCGCCAGTTTCCTGATCAACATTATCGCCATGGCCGCGCCGCTGTTCGTGATGAACGTCTACGACCGTGTGGTGCCGAACCAGGCTGAGGCGACCCTGTGGGTGCTGGCACTGGGCATCACCGGCGCCTACATCTTCGACCTGATTCTCAAGAGCCTGCGCGCTCTGTGCCTGGACCTGGCCGGGAAGAAAACCGACCTGATCATTTCGGCCACGTTGTTCGAACGCATCGTCGGCATGGCGATGAAATATCGCCCGGCGCGGGTCGGCAGCTTTGCGCAGAACATCCATGAGTTTCAGAGCCTGCGTGACTTCCTTGCGTCGCTGACCCTGACCAGCCTGATCGATCTGCCGTTCACCATCCTGATCTTCATCGTCATCGCGATTCTCGGCGGGCATCTGGTGTGGATCCCGGTGCTGGCGTTCCCGATTGCGCTGTTGATAGGCTACGCCTTGCAGAAACCGCTGGTGGCAACCATGGAACGCACCATGGCGCTGGGCGCCGAGCGTCAGTCGAGCCTGATCGAAACCCTCGCCGGTCTCGACGCGGTCAAGGTCAACAACGCCGAAAGCGAACGCCAATATCAGTGGGAACAGACCATCGGCACCCTTAGCCGCCTCGAACTGCGGGTGAAAATGCTCTCCGGTCTGGCGATGAACATCACCCTGCTGATCCAGCAACTGGCCGGGGTGATCATGATCGTTTTCGGCGTTTACCAGATCATCGACGGTCACTTGAGCATGGGCGGTCTGATTGCCTGCTACATGCTCAGTGGTCGCGCGCTGAGTCCGCTGGCGTCGCTGTCCGGTCTGCTGACCCGTTACCAGCAAGCTCGCGTGACCATGACTTCGGTCGACCAGATGATGGAGCTGCCGCAGGAGCGCAACTTCGAAGAGCGCCCGCTGAGCCGCAAGGTTCTGCAAGGCGCCATCGAATGCCGCCAGCTCAATTTCACCTACCCGGAACAACAGAACCCGGCGCTGAAGAACATCAACCTGGTGATCCGTCCCGGCGAGAAGATTGGCATCATCGGCCGCAGTGGTTCGGGCAAGAGTTCGCTGGCCAAACTGCTGGTCGGCCTGTATCAGCCGGACGACGGCGCGTTGCTGGTCGACGGTGTGGATATCCGCCAGATCGACGTCAGCGAACTGCGCTACAACATCGGCTACGTGCCGCAGGACATTCAACTGCTGGCCGGCACCTTGCGCGACAATTTGGTGTCCGGTGCGCGTTATGTCGAAGACGAGTTGGTGTTGCAAGCCGCTGAACTGGCCGGCGTCCACGAATTCGCCCGTCTGCACCCGCAAGGTTATGAGCTGCAAGTGGGTGAGCGCGGGCAGAACCTCTCCGGTGGCCAACGCCAGAACGTCGCACTGGCCCGGGCGCTACTGCTCAATCCACCGATCCTGTTGATGGACGAGCCGACCAGCGCCATGGACAACACCGGTGAAGAACGCCTCAAGCAACGCCTCGCCGCCGTGATTGAAAACAAGACCGTGGTGCTGGTGACGCACCGGGCATCACTGTTGTCGCTGGTGGATCGCCTGCTGGTGATCGACCGTGGACAGATTCTCGCCGATGGCCCGAAAGCCGCCGTGATGGAAGCGTTGAAGAAGGGGCAGATCAGTGTTGCTTAA